DNA sequence from the Bremerella cremea genome:
TCTCGGCTCGATGAAGATTCAACAGGCCATCGACAAGCTGCGAGAAGAGGTTAACAATCGTGTCGTCCGCCAGGTCTTCCGCGGTTCGGCTGGCCTCGGAACCTCAGCAGCTAGTTCCAGTGAAGAATATTAAAAAAGGCCCATTCGGCCAGCTAACAACACCTCCCCTCGCTTCGAGGGGAGGTAAACTGTCTAAGATACTTGCATTTCTCCGCCTGGAACGTATAAATCGATTACGAGGGAAAATTGATAGCCATTACCACCCGGAAAGGTGGCAAAATTTGGCGAATCTGATTTTCACGCGTTAACGCGGAAGAAACTTGACGATAGAATGTCGGCAATGTGGTACGATTTTACGGGTTGTCCACAACTAAGCTAAATATTTCCCGTTTACCAATATAAGTAAGGATCACAAGCCATCGCTCTGCGTAATATGTCTCGCGATCGCGATCGCGACCAGAATCGCGACCAAACTCGAATCAACGAGAAAATTCGTGTGTCCCCGATTCGAGTCATTGCTGCCGACGGAGAACAATTAGGCGTTCTGCCTACCGATGAAGCCATGTCAATTGCCCGAGAAGCCGGACTGGATCTCGTGGTGGTCGCGCCTGCAGCTAAGCCGCCGGTGTGCCGAATCATGGACTACGGCAAGTACAAGTACCAACAAAGCAAGAAGCAACACAAAAACCAGTCGCATCACACCAAGACGAAAGAAATTCGTCTGCGACCCAAAACCGGCGACCACGACATCGAATTCAAGGTCAAGCAAGCCATCGGATTTCTGAAACACAAAGATAAAGTTCAGATTTCCATCCAGTTCAAAGGGCGCGAAATGGCCCACGTCGAGGAAGGACACCGCGTCATGGCCCAGGTCATTGAACTGCTGTCTGAAGTCGGCAAGCCGGAATCACCGCCTAAACAAATGGGACGCCGCATCATGGCGACCGTTTCCCCCAAGGCAGGCTAACTTACGGCCGGCACACGCTTAACCGCAATGCGTGAAAATGATTCACGATGGCCGTACTCGTACGTACGGCCATTTTTTTGCTAGCACACCTCGCATTGCGCCTTTTTCGCCTTTCCCATCTCTCTTCACGGCCAAGATTCGGCGTCGCACTTCTTGCTAACTGACCTTGCTGGCAAGTTGCAAGCCGTGGTAACGTCTCGCCTCGCTCTCTGCAGAACTTCCTTGGCCATGTGGCCTGGGCTGTTCCGCAACGCGTTAAAGGACGCATCGCCAGACCCCCAGAGGCGCCCCATGAAATCCTCGGTCATCATCACAACGCACAATCGGTCGTACTACCTAGACAAGGTGTTGTACGGCTATTTGCATCAGGAGATCCCGCCCGACGAAGTGGTGATCGCCGATGACGGTTCGACCGATGAAACGCCGGAGATCATCCAGAAATACCAAGCCTTGGCTCCATTTCCAATCCTCCACGCTTGGAGCCCCTTTGGCGGCGTACCGCAGATTGCCAAGGCGCGGAATAACGCGACTCGGCTTTGCACCAGCGACTATCTGATCTACACCGATGGCGACTGCATTCCTGGTCCCAAGTTTGTGGCCGATCACCTGGAATTAGCCAAACCGGGCTATTTCATTCAGGGACGTCGCAACTTCCTCCGCTATTCGGCCTTCGATAGT
Encoded proteins:
- the infC gene encoding translation initiation factor IF-3 codes for the protein MSRDRDRDQNRDQTRINEKIRVSPIRVIAADGEQLGVLPTDEAMSIAREAGLDLVVVAPAAKPPVCRIMDYGKYKYQQSKKQHKNQSHHTKTKEIRLRPKTGDHDIEFKVKQAIGFLKHKDKVQISIQFKGREMAHVEEGHRVMAQVIELLSEVGKPESPPKQMGRRIMATVSPKAG